A genomic region of Cannabis sativa cultivar Pink pepper isolate KNU-18-1 chromosome 1, ASM2916894v1, whole genome shotgun sequence contains the following coding sequences:
- the LOC133037058 gene encoding uncharacterized protein LOC133037058: MQITQPIPTRTEYAQNMADFVINQVENAIETSQQATSQVISDPHVDNIFVGQVFSNKETLQNAVSLYSIRRNQPFKVKRSSKLDYKLVCIDENCKWSFLASKHGKTNMFKIRKIQHSHTCSLDVTSVDHPNATSNLIGSVIRTKFVNPKRDYTPNEIVDDMADDYSVSISYQKAWRAREKAIVDARRCPHESYSEIPRILYMMEKCNPGTITDLVTDENGHFKYLYFAIGASIKGWQHCNPIIVTDGTFLKNQHGGTLLIASAQNANRHIFPLAFAIVDSENDTSWNWFFSKLKESYNEREGQCIISDRHESIAKAANTNFPNLMHGVCCYHLLKNIKTKFKKGGDELRNAFNGASKAYNAAEYEKNMRDLDNIHSGIRDYLVNEVGNSKWTRLYSQNRRYKTMTSNIAESVNAALKEVRELPIATLLECLHSLVQKWYWDNKNRALSTFTYLAQKPEKSLRKERDMSLKYKVTYLPYKNYSIII, encoded by the exons ATGCAAATCACACAGCCTATACCTACAAGGACAGAGTATGCACAAAACATGGCAGACTTTGTAATCAATCAAGTTGAAAATGCAATTGAAACAAGCCAGCAAGCAACAAGTCAAGTGATCTCAGATCCTCATGTTGATAACATATTTGTTGGACAAGTTTTTTCAAACAAGGAAACACTACAAAATgctgtcagcctatactcaataagAAGAAATCAGCCCTTCAAGGTAAAAAGATCCTCCAAACTTGACTACAAGCTAGTTTGCATCGATGAAAATTGTAAATGGAGTTTCTTGGCATCAAAACAtggaaaaacaaacatgttcaAAATCAGAAAGATTCAGCATTCTCATACATGCTCATTAGATGTCACATCTGTAGACCACCCTAATGCAACAAGCAACCTGATTGGTAGTGTAATAAGAACCAAATTTGTAAACCCAAAGAGAGACTACACACCAAATGAAATAGTGGATGACATGGCAGATGACTATAGTGTCTCCATATCTTACCAAAAAGCATGGAGGGCTAGAGAAAAGGCTATTGTAGATGCAAGACGCTGTCCACACGAATCGTACTCTGAAATACCAAGAATCTTGTACATGATGGAAAAATGCAACCCAG GAACAATCACAGACCTTGTCACAGACGAGAATGGCCACTTCAAATACCTATACTTCGCAATAGGTGCTTCCATCAAAGGTTGGCAACACTGCAATCCAATAATAGTCACGGATGGTACTTTCTTAAAAAATCAACATGGTGGAACATTGTTAATAGCTAGTGCACAAAATGCAAATAGACACATATTTCCACTAGCATTTGCAATAGTAGACTCTGAGAATGACACTTCATGGAACTGGTTCTTCAGCAAACTAAAAGAATCATACAATGAGAGAGAAGGGCAGTGCATTATTTCAGATAGACATGAAAGTATTGCGAAAGCAGCAAATACAAACTTCCCAAACCTCATGCATGGAGTTTGTTGCTACCACTTGCTAAAGAATATCAAGACCAAGTTCAAAAAAGGGGGAGATGAACTCAGAAATGCATTCAATGGTGCTTCCAAAGCTTACAATGCTgctgaatatgaaaaaaatatgagAGATCTAGACAATATTCATAGCGGCATAAGAGACTATCTGGTAAACGAAGTTGGAAACAGTAAGTGGACAAGGTTATACAGCCAAAACAGGCGATACAAAACAATGACATCGAACATCGCAGAATCTGTGAATGCAGCACTCAAAGAAGTAAGAGAGTTACCAATAGCAACTTTACTAGAATGTCTTCACTCTTTGGTCCAAAAATGGTATTGGGACAACAAAAATAGAGCATTGTCTACATTCACATACTTGGCACAAAAACCAGAGAAAAGTCTACGAAAAGAGCGAGATATGAGCTTAAAGTACAAGGTAACATATCTGCCTTATAAAAATTATtccataattatataa
- the LOC133030919 gene encoding uncharacterized protein LOC133030919 — MVKTRSSTSPSASSKAMNPKNKSKETMSEGSDSGESELSSKRKRNNVGSKKGKHADRPLKKMKQVIEEEDVEYDSDDLEIGVPDSIKEWEQYFKPESRVKGKMIFFPNTLENKVIANINAKLSPEQIRLFRKSCFGHLLDMKPILYQPQLIHNALLREVHQKNEKEMWFKFGCENFRFSLAEFAVITGLLCNGDNDMKKYAKRENAFVDKYFFEQQVTHGAVEQRFMFSEFKSDEYAVKMAILYLLTNGLICSPAVKKVSDELMNIVGLGEYDSFPWGKIVFDLTLHNLMIALRGRKRTDLSDDSCGKGKAKVKRKQTKENSKTYKLPGFPYAFMVWLYETIPLCLKASICQYDASQEYRICRWSSTGNPNSGELDRKIFMSSKLKAQAILPTDVERKMMKLEGFDFPLLETSEDDFDDEPLQRKHYEKGDPSGIQRSYGVGKSDLVELKNNVKMLVGNQTKIDESLSLLSTEMKCSVKECELNMKSYIDAKIDGSLKFYLDMKFNELRNCFLSGNDGGNVVVSDEDTFNMNDDDLVLTNEEEPVVEVEKAGDEMLVDNKVEEVLDVTNIENKNDGGSQPTFDIMCFITSQPGDEKGDDDKKEVVDDDHEMFKNGSNKLREDDNDGDDKGIGGDGVGAKEVKGGGNVGGSSGGVSAGESAVKEGKEVVSVNEKVADDEMIYEETKEFTGATEKLGDSQGTEDSITLSALEKINDIEETIAKGKVLHKEVMASNQRNIAKDLNVEFTPKVVKRAAKPASVMKSPYTTNFGSASSGKPTGEVYGLFPFSNGLMAMPDELQVKSFEQWFKAGFNDKNKLKKFKQEDRVLKVPLDFVVVKVNDKMWFYDLRTPGRNLSCSHIDVCFYYLRKQIKYDKSVRVAASTTDCFFAAHIFDLYNKFCANDEDINSVPRDTKAAAYIAGFGLLCGKPWFVLDFMLFPVNVMALAHWILCVFDIKMRCLKVCNSLRRGKFKDSRSFVNAFAVILPILLSHVDFYGRRSDIDKSTQYFQGVKDTDPLEIVFIDKLPQQDQCDCGVFVIKYAEYFIHEMINNVPKTLNMDFVRKKMCVELFVHAMKKELNGYESGSEFTGKMPKATRGALKIG; from the exons ATGGTGAAAACACGTTCGTCTACATCTCCATCCGCGTCCTCCAAGGCTATGAATCCGAAGAACAAATCGAAAGAAACAATGTCCGAGGGTAGTGATAGTGGAGAGTCTGAGCTTTCTTCGAAGAGGAAGAGGAACAATGTCGGGTCTAAGAAGGGGAAACATGCAGATCGTCCGTTGAAAAAGATGAAGCAAGTGATTGAAGAAGAGGATGTTGAATATGATAGTGACGATTTGGAGATTGGAGTTCCAGATAGTAttaag gaGTGGGAGCAATATTTTAAACCTGAGAGTCGTGTTAAGGGTAAGATGATTTTCTTCCCTAATACATTGGAGAACAAAGTGATTGCAAATATCAATGCTAAGTTGAGCCCTGAACAAATTAGGCTTTTTCGTAAATCATGTTTTGGTCATTTGTTAGACATGAAACCAATTTTATATCAACCTCAGTTAATACATAATGCTCTGCTTAGGGAGGTACATCAAAAAAATGAGAAGGAGATGTGGTTTAAGTTTGGGTGTGAAAATTTTAGGTTTAGTTTGGCTGAGTTTGCGGTCATAACTGGTTTACTGTGTAATGGTGATAATGATATGAAAAAGTATGCAAAAAGGGAGAATGCATTTGTTGATAAGTATTTTTTCGAGCAGCAAGTCACTCATGGTGCGGTTGAACAAAGATTTATGTTTAGTGAGTTCAAGAGTGATGAGTATGCTGTTAAAATGGCAATTTTGTACCTTCTTACCAATGGGTTGATTTGTAGTCCTGCTGTAAAAAAAGTTTCTGATGAGTTGATGAATATTGTGGGGCTTGGTGAATATGATAGTTTCCCTTGGGGGAAAATTGTTTTTGATCTTACATTGCACAATTTGATGATTGCTTTGAGGGGCAGAAAAAGAACAGATTTGTCTGATGATTCATGTGGTAAGGGAAAAGCTAAGGTGAAACGCAAACAGACGAAAGAAAATAGTAAAACATACAAGTTACCTGGTTTCCCTTATGCATTTATGGTCTGGTTGTATGAAACTATTCCGTTATGTCTTAAGGCATCTATATGCCAATATGATGCTTCGCAAGAGTATAGGATTTGTAGGTGGTCAAGTACTGGAAATCCTAACTCTGGGGAGCTGGATAGGAAAATTTTCATGTCATCAAAG ctgAAAGCTCAAGCTATTCTCCCCACTGATGTTGAAAGGAAGATGATGAAACTTGAAGGTTTTGATTTCCCCTTGTTGGAAACTTCTGAAGATGATTTTGATGATGAGCCATTACAAAGGAAGCATTATGAGAAAGGTGACCCATCTGGTATACAGAGAAGTTATGGTGTGGGGAAATCTGATCTAGTAGAGTTAAAGAACAATGTGAAGATGCTTGTTGGTAATCAAACAAAAATTGATGAGTCTTTGAGTTTGTTGAGTACTGAGATGAAGTGTAGTGTTAAGGAATGTGAGTTGAATATGAAGTCTTATATCGATGCAAAAATTGATGGAAGTTTGAAGTTTTATTTGGACATGAAGTTCAATGAGTTGAGAAATTGCTTTTTAAGTGGAAATGATGGTGGAAATGTTGTAGTGAGCGATGAGGATACTTTTAATATG aATGATGATGACCTTGTTTTGACAAATGAAGAAGAGCCAGTTGTGGAG GTTGAAAAAGCTGGAGATGAAATGTTGGTAGATAATAAg GTTGAGGAAGTTTTAGATGTTACGAATATAGAGAATaag AATGATGGTGGTAGTCAGCCTACTTTTGATATAATGTGTTTTATTACATCCCAACCTGGTGATGAGAAAGGGGATGATGACAAGAAAGAAGTGGTTGATGATGATCATGAGATGTTCAAGAACGGATCTAACAAGTTAAGGGAAGATGATAATGATGGCGATGACAAG GGTATTGGTGGTGATGGGGTTGGTGCCAAGGAAGTTAAAGGTGGAGGTAATGTTGGTGGATCTAGTGGTGGAGTGAGTGCTGGGGAGTCAGCTGTCAAAGAAGGCAAGGAGGTAGTTAGTGTAAATGAGAAGGTTGCTGATGATGAGATGATTTATGAAGAAACCAAAGAGTTTACTGGTGCAACTGAAAAGTTGGGTGATAGTCAAGGTACAGAGGATAGTATAACACTATCTGCTTTAGAGAAGATCAATGATATTGAGGAAACAATTGCAAAG ggtAAGGTGTTGCACAAAGAAGTAATGGCTTCTAATCAGAGGAATATTGCAAAG GATTTGAATGTAGAGTTTACGCCCAAGGTTGTTAAAAGGGCTGCGAAGCCTGCATCTGTAATGAAGAGTCCTTACACAACAAATTTTGGTTCGGCCAGCAGTGGTAAACCAACTGGTGAAGTGTATGGATTGTTTCCATTTTCAAATGGATTGATGGCCATGCCAGATGAGCTTCAAGTTAAATCATTTGAGCAATGGTTCAAGGCTGGTTTCaatgataaaaacaaattgaagaaGTTCAAACAAGAGGATCGAGTATTGAAGGTGCCATTAGATTTTGTTGTTGTGAAGGTTAACGATAAAATGTGGTTTTACGATCTGAGAACCCCGGGGAGAAATTTATCATGTTCG CATATTGATGTGTGCTTTTATTACTTGAGGAAGCAAATTAAGTATGACAAAAGTGTGAGGGTTGCTGCCAGCACCACTGATTGTTTTTTTGCAGCCCATATATTTGATTTGTACAACAAGTTTTGTGCAAATGATGAGGATATTAATTCTGTTCCTCGGGACACTAAGGCAGCTGCGTATATTGCGGGATTTGGCTTGTTGTGTGGTAAACCATGGTTCGTTTTAGATTTCATGCTATTTCCGGTCAATGTAATGGCTTTGGCACATTGGATTTTGTGCGTCTTTGACATCAAGATGAGATGTCTTAAGGTGTGCAATTCTTTGAGGCGTGGAAAGTTTAAGGACAGTCGCAGTTTTGTGAATGCATTTGCTGTTATTTTGCCGATTTTATTGTCTCATGTGGATTTCTATGGTCGGAGGTCTGATATTGACAAGAGCACTCAGTATTTTCAGGGAGTGAAGGATACAGATCCATTGGAAATTGTTTTTATAGATAAATTGCCTCAACAAGATCAGTG TGACTGCGGTGTATTCGTTATAAAGTATGCTGAATACTTTATACATGAAATGATCAACAATGTCCCCAAAACTTTGAATATGGATTTCGTCCGAAAGAAGATGTGCGTTGAGCTTTTTGTGCATGCTATGAAGAAGGAGTTGAATGGATATGAATCTGGTTCAGAGTTTACTGGGAAGATGCCCAAAGCTACTAGGGGAGCTTTGAAGATTGGATGA